The window TATGATTCATATCCCCAActaattagttaaaaatttAGAGTAGAGATATTTTATCAACTAAGTTAGACTTTTCCATTATCCCATCACATTGCATCATTATACTTAATTAGtgtgattaaatttataagaaaaataaagaaaataataaatccaatttattaaaaaaaatagtatgaGCTCGAGGGTATTTTAGTAGTTACCTAAATttggaatccttatttaaCTCGTGAATTTATAATTCTATTTCCAACCCCCATGCAAGTCAAGCCCACCACTAAATCCACCTAACTTTTCCAACTTTCCCACTCTTACAAgcattcaatttttgaaaataagaatacaataaataaatactcttaATATAGTAGATTAAACAACTAAGCACTTGAGCAACTACCCACCAGCACATGTGTACATTGAAGTTTATTACACGATACAAGTCAATTTGAGGTttgcaataatataaaataaaaaaacgttAAAATCATCGATTTGAACATTTAAGctcaaattaatactaattcaataatttttggaaaataaatataccaacTCGATTCATAAATCCATGTGTGAATAAGAAATTGGCTTGCTATTTGCTAACTTCCAAATTCACATGGCGGCcagttaatgaaaattttaatttggaaaataaacattgattttttagatccaaatcaaataaaattattattttattcaactGTTGATAGCACACCTTCTATTAACAAACTAACAACCCACTCTTCATTccctatatctatatataaatatgtatgcatAGTCACTACAATCCAGCCACCTCCTACTCCTCTCCTACGCAGTAACAGATTAGATTTTACTACTGAATCTTCGTCGTAGGCTTTGGAGTTTGATTTGACTGATAAGGTAGCTGCATTTTCtcgatttcatttttttggatttggatttggtggagttttgtgatttatgccgtttgtgtttgtttttcgGATCTTACAGATctgtttttattatattgcGTTATTTTTTATGCTGATTTGTGATTCCTGTTAATGTCCTTTGTGGATAGATGAGGTTTGAATAATCGGATCtctgtttgattttttaagtATTCTTTGTTGATGTTTTCGAGGAAATCTGTGTTGAATTGTATTTATAGTGTGATTTGAGCTGATGCTTTTACTCAAGCTGTTTGTGGTGAATCCAGTGGATCGTATGTGTAATTGTATTGGTTTATTGATTTCATAGTAGTGTTTATGCCGTTGAAGGTCGAGAATGTGTGAATTCAGTAATGATCTGAGTTGTGTCTGTGAAAGTTTGGGTGGAGAGAATTAGGAATGCATTGAATTTGTTCGAGAATGTGCTAGGATACAAGGATCAGAACAATAAAGAAGACTTATGTAGTTAGGGAGTGATCTGCTTGAAAATCGATGTTTCTCTAGTTGGAAATGATGATCATCGTATTAAAGTAGTGTTGGTATTCAAAATAGTGTTCTAGATTTGCTTGCTTGGGGATTTGCAATTGTTTATGGGAATTTTGTCCCATGTTTTATACATGATTGTGATCATGAAAGTAGTGTGTAGATTATTATACCTTGATCTGTTTAGTAGTAGGACTGGTATGAAAAATGCATGTTGATGCTGCAAATTTGGCATGTTTAACCATATGATAAGATAAAAAACTGAAACCTCGAAGctgtttcttcttttataaaattcactAGAAGGGGTTATATAACAAAAGGTTAGGGAATAGCTGTATATCTTTTGCTTCTCATCACTTGGGAGGAAATTGCTGTGCATCTTTGGTAGCGATTGGTATGGAAATTGTAGCTTGTATTCTGATGTTGTAGTTGCATGCAGGAGGTGTTTTGTCAACACCATGGCGACAGGACAGCTTTTCTCAAAAACCACTCAAGCATTGTTTTATAATTACAAGCAACTGCCGATTCAGCGGAtgcttgattttgatttcctTTGCGGTAAAAAATTAACTGAACCATTCTATGTCAGCTGCTTTTGAGATAAGATTGTGTTcttaaattaacaaataatttctcattttttgcGAGTTCAGGCAGGGAAACACCATCTGTTGCAGGAATTATAAATCCTGGTTCTGAGGGATTtcagaaactattttttgGTCAAGAGGAAATTGCGATTCCAGTCCATTCTGCGTAagttttacattattttatgcaGTTTTTGCATTCATCACTGCCTTGGTTTTAGATGTTAAAGCGGCCAACCTAGGATTTGTATCTGATGCAATATAACAGGCATAGAGATATAATGCTCATGTTTTCAGTTTGTATGGATATAAAAGCCATAGAGCTTtacttttgatttattaatgaTTGCCATTTAAACATCTTTATATAAATAACtgcatgtatatattttagtaTGGCACCATTCTCTTGATGGGATAGTTAGATAGATAAAACCAATCAGATACCTTCTTTCTACCTACTTCCACATGATTACATTTTAGATGTAAATTGGTTTTATATACTTGAAAATGACTAACTggatatcaatatataaaaaagtactaaATATTTACACGTGACAGTTCCAACTCTGTTCTGCTGTAAGATTGAGCTCCCTCAACCCCCCAACCcaaggaaaacaaaataaaattggagatTATCTATGCTGTAGAGAAGGCCCTCTTGGCACTATTTAAGGTTTTTACATGTATCTGCAGAAACTGCCTTCCcttaataatgaaaatgaggAGAGCTCCtattatatgaataatttaaaaatagtaataatcaTCTGCATTATTGCTCTCCCTTTTTTTATCCCCCCTCTCATCAAATCGCAAGACATGAGATTGAATTTTCTCCTCTGTTGCAGTATCGAAGCCGCTTGTGCTGCGCATCCGACAGCTGATGTTTTCATTAACTTTGCATCATTCAGAAGGTTTGTCTTGCCTaagtcaaaaaaaaaagtgagattTTCTgcttattttatctttctcaTAACTGTACTTTTCATCTTGCAGTGCTGCAGCTTCATCTATGGCTGCTCTCAAGCAGCCAACAATCAAAGTTGTGGCCATTATAGCTGAAGGTGTCCCTGAGTCTGACGCCAAGCAGTTGATTGCCTATGCCAAAGCAAACAACAAGGTAAACTATTTTGATGTCTTCCGGAGCTTATCATTTGAActctatttcatttctttattttgagcagtatgaaatatatattaattgcaAACATGAACTTGGTTAGGTTGTCATTGGTCCAGCAACAGTCGGAGGTATTCAAGCTGGTGCATTTAAGATCGGTGATACTGCTGGGACAATTGATAATATTATACAGTGCAAACTGTACAGACCGGGGTCTGTTGGCTTCGTATCAAAATCTGTGGGTGACCATTGCTTAGCCTCCTTTTGCTATCATTCATATACTTTCCATCTGAAGTACAAAGATATATCTTGCGTATATAGCGAACTAGTTTAAAGCCTAAGTTATTATCAACTAATTACTTGATTGAATGTTGAATCTCTTAGGCATACTCTCCTGTTACATCTGAATTTAAGTATCTGCGATGATAGCATGTTTCATGATATTCACTGCAGCATCTAACTTTTATATCTGAACTACAGGGTGGTATGTCTAATGAATTATACAACACAATTGCTCGTGTCACGGACGGGATATATGAAGGTTGGACATTTTTCTCTACCATATTCTAATCCCATTTAGTTGCCTCTGTTGAGTAAAATAGTCTAAATCCATGTGGATAATGACTCGATAGGTATTGCAATTGGAGGAGATGTGTTTCCTGGCTCAACACTTTCTGATCATGTCTTGCGATTCAACAACATTCCTCAGGTATTTAACACCCACACCCTGCTGCAGTTGTTTTCTTATTGTCTTGTAGTTACTCTTGAAGtaaaattcataaacaaaCTCAGTTTTGCTAAGTTTCTTTTGGGAATCGGTATGGTCTGAAAGATGCAGAATATGTGTTTTAAATTGGCAGTCACTTTATTTGAAGTGGTCTCATCTTTATACTCagatttaattttggtttattgAACAAAACTAGGTTAAAATGATAGTCGTTCTCGGGGAGCTTGGTGGACGTGATGAATATTCCCTAGTTGAGGCCCTTAAACAGGGGAAAATCAATAAACCCGTCGTTGCGTGGGTCAGTGGAACTTGTGCTACACTCTTCAAGTCAGAAGTACAATTCGGTCATGCGGTAAGCATTAACCTTAAGTTCTTGCTTGTAGAGCCATGCTTTAGAGCATTCTACGACATGGACTATATATCTCAGATTCTGTTATTATTTGTAATCAGGGGGCAAAGAGCGGTGGAGAGATGGAATCTGCACAGGCCAAGAATGAAGCACTCAGAGAAGCTGGAGCTGTTGTTCCCACTTCTTTTGAGGCATTTGAAGGTGCAATCAAGGAAGCATTCGAGAAATTGGTATGTACTTGGTAATTTCATAATGCTGGAGCTAGATTTTACTCTCCTTTCTATTCGGCATGTGGCTTAAATGATTGGTTCTTTATATTAGGCTGAGGCTGGAAAGATTTCCCAAGTAAAGGAGGTAAAACCCCCTCAAATACCGGAGGATCTTAGCAGTGCCATTAAGAGTGGAAAAGTTCGAGCTCCAACACATATTATTTCGACAATCTCTGATGATAGAGGTACGAGAGTGTTCTCTAGTGTGTACATGCTATATTACTGATATCTATTTGAGTGACTAAACTCGACTGTTTCAAATGGCAGGTGAAGAGCCAATGTATGCTGGTGTCCCTATGTCATCCATTGTTGAACAAGGATTAGGTGTTGGTGATGTCATCTCTTTGTTGTGGTTCAAACGAAGCCTCCCACGTTACTGCACACGCTTTATTGAGGTATTCTTTACTATCTTTTGTGCTGACCTGACAATCATGGCAATCAATCCCAAGAGGGGGGttgttttccttttcatttGTTGTTTGAACTTTACACGTCGACTAATATACGGTTTCATGCCAGATTTGTGTCATGCTTTGTGCTGACCATGGTCCCTGCGTCTCTGGTGCTCACAATACCATTGTTACAGCCAGAGCTGGAAAAGACCTCGTTTCCAGTCTTGTCTCAGGTAGGTTGCAGATCTATCATTGCTCAGTGCTCacataacaaaagaaaaacagtCCTGTCAAAACAGCTAGGCTTTTGAGGTTTAATCTCATGGTCAATGAGTAATCTTTCGTTGCAAAACAGGTTTATTGACAATTGGACCACGATTTGGTGGTGCTATTGATGATGCTGCTCGTTACTTCAAGGATGCTTATGACAAGGTGAGTTTCCACACAAGTGACAAAAACAATAAGCTTCTCCTGTGTTGTGTTTTAAGTGAGCTATTTACCTTCTCTTCCCCGACCTTTCTTGGATATGAAGCATGTTGACATGGTTTCTCCTCTCAGGGTCTTACTCCTTATGAGTTTGTCGAAAGCATGAAAAAGAAGGGTATTCGCGTTCCTGGCATTGGGCACAGGTAACATTAACAACATCCTCTATTTCTCAGTTCTGTTTTCGTGTCTAAGTTTTACTGTACTTTTTTTGAACTGGAATATCAATTACGTTTCCTTAATTCCAACAGAATCAAGAGGGGTGACAACAGAGATAAGAGAGTCGAGTTACTTCAACTGTTTGCACGCACCAACTTTCCATCTGTGAAATACATGGAATATGCAGTTGAAGTCGAAACCTACACCCTTTCAAAGGCAAACAACCTAGTCCTCAACGTCGATGGTGCCATTGGTTCCCTATTCTTGGACCTTCTTGCTGGTAGTGGCATGTTCACAAAGCAAGAAATTGATGAGATTGTTGGCATTGGCTACCTCAATGGCCTCTTCGTGCTGGCTCGTTCCATAGGTCTCATTGGGTGAGTTTTACTTCTCCATTTTTAGGAACTCTTGTCTAGAGCTATCAAACCCAGCTCAGTCCAGCCTGAGCCCGTGGGGCCAAAGGTAGAATCTGGACCGGGCTGATAAAAATCTGCCGGATTTAACAGAAGCATGGCATAGCCCGACCTAAAAGTCGGGCGTTTTCGGACCAAATGATATGTTTTGGACTTTCCCTATTCTGAGCCATACTAAAAAATGTGGCCTAGTCCGTCTCAAGATCAGGTCGGTCTTTCGGGCCAGACCAGTTCTGATATGAGACTGTTTTCAGGTCATGATCCAGAATTCCAGATCAAATATAACAAAACAccataaaattacaaaaatccCATTGATTATGAGCTTAGCTTTAGTTTTTGACTgcatttcatcttcttcaagcTGCAACACAACAATATTCATCTGATCATTCCGTTTTTCTCTGAATCTCAGGCACACTTTTGACCAGAAGCGACTGAAACAGCCTCTCTACCGTCACCCATGGGAAGATGTGCTCTACACCAAGTAAACATACATTTCAATGCCTGCCTAGCAATGGCATTATTGTTCAAAGTTTTCCTGTTGTCAATTCATTGTGTCGTTTTTTCGGTTTTCGTGCTGGCCAAAATTTGCCATGGAGAAACTCCTTCACATCAGAATGTGCCGTAGGGAGGATACTCGCCTTTATCGGGACGTTCTTGTGCTGTAGTCATTAAGAAAATCTAATAGAAAATCATAATCTCAGTTGTGCTACTAGTTTTGATGTATCTTAACTTGGGAGTGTCTGCTCTCTCCACATTGCTATTGTTGTCACTCTTTAATAATACAATAACATCTTTGTTGGTATGATATTCTCCTATATATTCAATCTTGTCTTGTATTGATTTTACAAATTCTAGGAGGTTATGATTATATAGACATAAATTACTTTCAGAATCATGTCTTTCAACAAACTTTTTCAAGATACATAGGAGTATACAAATTCAGATATTCATAATTTCTTTCGaataaatttatcttataaatgctgacattcataatttatttcaaataaattaatgttattCTCGAATGAATGTAGTGTATATATTGGAGTCCATTGTACTCTAGTTCATTGGATAATTAATAAGCATATGCACGAGTTAACAAACAAAGTAGTGTCGAAATCAATCTTGTACTGTTATACTCACGAGCTTTCAGAATCAAGATTGGACgaataattatcaaaataatttttccaaaaaagttTGTAGACAAAATGGTAGGTCCATgagaatttaatttcataaatgttGGACCTCACCTAGGACTAGGAATGGGATAAGATcacaaaagtaaatatttacCTTTAGCTAGAGTGAGACTTCTtgttgtatttaatattttatttcaatatatacttaatcacaatatactactattttttgttAGCTACCATATACATTTGTCATTTATAATACTACCTCTCCAGAAGAAAATTATTCGACCTGgtttttatatgattttggAT is drawn from Salvia hispanica cultivar TCC Black 2014 chromosome 6, UniMelb_Shisp_WGS_1.0, whole genome shotgun sequence and contains these coding sequences:
- the LOC125196308 gene encoding ATP-citrate synthase beta chain protein 2-like, which encodes MATGQLFSKTTQALFYNYKQLPIQRMLDFDFLCGRETPSVAGIINPGSEGFQKLFFGQEEIAIPVHSAIEAACAAHPTADVFINFASFRSAAASSMAALKQPTIKVVAIIAEGVPESDAKQLIAYAKANNKVVIGPATVGGIQAGAFKIGDTAGTIDNIIQCKLYRPGSVGFVSKSGGMSNELYNTIARVTDGIYEGIAIGGDVFPGSTLSDHVLRFNNIPQVKMIVVLGELGGRDEYSLVEALKQGKINKPVVAWVSGTCATLFKSEVQFGHAGAKSGGEMESAQAKNEALREAGAVVPTSFEAFEGAIKEAFEKLAEAGKISQVKEVKPPQIPEDLSSAIKSGKVRAPTHIISTISDDRGEEPMYAGVPMSSIVEQGLGVGDVISLLWFKRSLPRYCTRFIEICVMLCADHGPCVSGAHNTIVTARAGKDLVSSLVSGLLTIGPRFGGAIDDAARYFKDAYDKGLTPYEFVESMKKKGIRVPGIGHRIKRGDNRDKRVELLQLFARTNFPSVKYMEYAVEVETYTLSKANNLVLNVDGAIGSLFLDLLAGSGMFTKQEIDEIVGIGYLNGLFVLARSIGLIGHTFDQKRLKQPLYRHPWEDVLYTK